The window AGGTGGGTCGTAACCAAGTCCCCGGGAGACGAACGACGTGACGATGCAGGTTGGAGTGTCGGTGGTGAGTCCGTCGTGAGGCGACGGCGTCTGGTGGCGGCGGTGGCCGTCGTCGCCGCGTTGTCCGCGATGACGGCGACCGGCGCCGTCGTGTTGGACGGGGGTGACAGTCTGATGACTCCCGCAGAGGCGGTCGAACTGCGGCCAGCGGACGGCCCGAACGGGGCGTACGCCGGCTTCGACGGTGACGGCGAGCTGCAGGTGACCGTCGACAGTGCGCTCACGAACGGGCGAACGGTGCTCCGACGGGTGTTCGTCGTCGCCAACACGGGCAACGAAAGCGTCCGAGTGTGGCTCTCGGACGACTCGGAGTCGGTGTCGTTCCTCGCGGCCGGCTGCGAACTCGACCGGTCGGACCCGTGTCGCGTCGCCGGCGGCGACCGGTTCTCGGTCGGCGTGGTCGTCGACGCGGACGACGGGGTCGCCGTCTCGGAGCTGACCGTCCACGCGCTCGTCCCCGGAGCCAACGACAGTGATCCGAACGCGACCGTCGAGCAGATGTCCGACGGTGTCCGGGTGACCGTCCCAGAGACGGGCCCCGACGGATCCGTCACTGCTGACGTGAACGTCTCGGGTGACGACGGCAACGTGACGGTGGAGTCCGTGGGCGCCAGCACGAACCGCGAGACGGCGTTGTCACTGACGGTCGAGACCGGGGCGAACCGGTCTGCGGTGGACGCGGACGCAGCGCCGGCGAACACGACCGGCGAGCCGGTCGGCTACGTCCGCGTCGACCACGACACTCCCGAGTCGACGTTCGACCGCGTGACGTTCGGCATCGCCGTCGCCCGCGATCGGCTGGTGGCGATGGGAATCGAGCCGAGCAACGTCCGGCTGGCTCGGTACCACGACGGTGCCTGGACTCGCCTGCCGACGCGAGTCGTCGAGCGCGGGGCGGACGTGATCCGGTTCCGGGCTCGCTCGCCCGGGGCCTCGACGTTCGCGGTCGTTGGAGTCCCCGACGACCAGTCGGTAGGGAGGGCCGGTGTCCCGTCGAGTCGGGTCCGTCCCCCGGAGGCGGCGGTGTCGGCACCGAAGACGGCGGCCGCCGGCGAAGCCGTCGTCGTCGACGCGAGCGGGTCGACGGACAACGCCGGCGTCGTGCGTTACCGTTGGGACACGGACGGCGACGGGACGGTGGAACGCGTGACGGGTGACGCGACGCTTCGGTGGACCCCGGATCGGCCGGGCGTCTACGAACTGCGGGTCGTCACCGTCGACTACGCCGGGCTGACCGACGCCGCGACGGTCACCGTCGACGTGCAGTCGAACGCGACGGCGACAGTGACCCCGACGCAGACACCCCAGACGACACCCACGCCGACGGAGACGCAGACGCCGCAGGCGACCCAGACGCCGACCGAGACCCAGACGCCGCAGGCGACCCAGACGCCGACCGAGACCCAGACGCCGCAGGCGACCCAGACGCCGACCGAGACACAGACGCCGACCGAGACCCGAACACCGACTGCCACACCCTCGTCGGCGGTGACACCGACGGAAACCCGGACACCACAGGTCACCCAGACCCCCTCGTCGGCGACGCCGACTGCCGCGACGGAGCGACCGGTCGTAGAGCCGTTCGGGTTCCCGGCGACGGAGTTCGGACTCCTGGTCGGCGCTATCTTACTGGTCGGCCTGGGGGCGTGGTACCGTTCGCGGTCGTGACCGGGCGGCGGCAGCGAGCCGTCCCGTGACCCCGTCAGGCGTCGATCTCCGGGAGACTGTAGGCGGCGACGAAGGTCACTGCGAACCCGAGGAGGTGGGTGTAGAGGTTGAGGACGGTGCCGTCGCCGGTCGGGTTCGCGGGGAACGCGACGGCCGGGAAGCCGGCGAGCGCGACACAGGCGACGACGGCCAGCTCCGCGAATCCCGGACGGCGGGCGGTCGGGTGGAGCAACGAGTCGGCCGCGCGGGCTCGGCGGCCGACGGCGACGGCGTAGCCGGCGGCGACGACGGCGGCGCCGGCGGCGACGGCCAGCGTGGCGGTGGTGTGGGGCCGGACCGCCAACGCGATCAGCGTCGCCTCGACGAAGAAGACGAGCGGCGCGTCCGCGCGGGAACACCACCCGGCCGACAGCGTCTGCGCGGTGTACTCGACGACCAACAGCCCGGTCACGGCCAGCAGCCCCATCGACAGCCCGGAGAAGCCGTAGCCGATCCGCGGACGGACGACCGCGAGGTTGAGCGCCGACAGCGTCACCGGCAGCGCCGTGACCAGCACGACGAACACGACACGGAACCGAGCCTGTTCACCCGCGAACACGGCCAGTGCGTACGCCGTCGGCGCCAACAGGAGGTAGCTCCCGAGGTTGACGAGCAGGTGTGTCGGATCGAAGTGGACGAAGTGGGCCGTGTACGCCGACAACAGCGTCGGGTGCGTGTAGTCGAACACGAGTCCTCGTTTGACCCCCGTGGGGAGCGCGTAGACGGCGACGAGCACCACCGGGACTGCGACGAGTCCGACCAGATCGACCGGGCGTGAGCCGGTTCGGAGGAGCCGCCAGAACCCAGTCTCGACAGCGTCGTCCATCGCCCCCGGCTGGGGGCCGGCGACACTTGATTCCAGGCCCCGTGTCACCACTTCGGTCTCACCTCGAAACCCGGCTCGGCGGGTGGGCAACTCACTCGCGGCCGGCGAGAACGACCGCGGCGGCGACCACCGCCGCGGCGGCGGCGACGTTCACGACCCCGAACGCGACCACGTCGAGCAGGTGCAGCCCCCACACCACCGCGGTGGCGAAACAGACGGCGAACGCGGCCGTCACAGAGAGCGACACCCCGTCGTCGTCGTCGAGCGCGTCCACGCCAGAACGTCGGACGTCCGTCGACACGTAGCTTGCGGCCCCGACGACCGTCTGGGACGACTGATCCGTCTTGGTGTCCGTCGCCGGTGACTCACCGTCTCGATGCCTGTCGGCGGTGACTCACCGTCTCGATGCCTGTCGGCGACGACTCACCGTCTCGATGCCTGTCGGCGGTGACTCACCGTCTCGATGTCTGTCGGCGGTGACTCACCGTCTCGATGTCTGTCGGCGGTGACTCGCCACTTTCGCTTCCGTCGCCGGTGACCCGCCGACGGGTCGAGACAGTGGTGGCGCCCCCGCAACCCGTGACGAACCGGCAGACAGTGGGGACGGACCTCTGCAACATGAGGCCATAACAGGTAGTAGTAACAGACGTACATAACAGATAGCTGTAGCAGATAATCGTAACAGACGTGCGGGACGGACGACTGCGACGGACGGCCGCGACGGCGTCGAAGCGGACGGTCGACGCGGGGATACCGACGCGGACGGGCACTGTCCCGAGTATCGCTCCCGTGTTTCGACACGAGTACTCCTACCAGTAACATAAAATGCCTCCCACCCCATCCAGTTTACGTGTCAACCGAGACAACAGACACCGACGACGTGTTGCGGGAACTGGCGTCTCTCCCGTCGCTGCTCGCGCCCACGGTCGGGCCGGACGGCGAGCAGATTGCCGTCTACTACGACGTGACCGGGCGCAACGAGCTCCACCTCCTCGACCCGGAGACGGGCGACCTGGAGCAGCTGAGCGACGGCGAGGTGCCGCGGGCGGTCCGGGCGGGGTTCGAGTGGCACCCGGACGGCGACCGGCTGTTCTTCCACCGCGACGAGGCCGGCGACGAGCAACACGACATCCACCAGATCGACCTCGACGGCGAGACGGAGCCCGTCGTAGAGATGGACGGACAGTGTCGGCTCCAGGCGGTCGGCGACGACGGCGAGACGCTGTTGTTCGCCTCCAGCGCCGGCGATCAGCTCAACCTCTACCGACACGACGTGCCGACGGGAGAGACGACGAAGCTGACGGACTACGAGCGGGCCGCCAGCGGCGGACTGCTGTCGCCGGACTGCGAGCAGATCGCGTTCACCACCAACGAGACGGACGACTACGACAACCAGGACGTGTACGTCGCCGACCGTGACGGCGAGGACGTACGGGTGTTGGACATCGGCGACACCGGCGCGGAGACGGCGCCGGTCGACTTCGGCCCGGACGGCGAACGGCTGCTCGTGTCGGACAACACCACCGACGTGGGTCGCTCGGGCGTGTACGACCTGGAGACGGACGAGGTGACCTGGTTCGGCGGCGACGGGTTCGACGAGTCGCCCGACCGCTTCCTGGCCGACGGCGAGCGGTTCGTCGCGGATCGCTCCCGCGACTCCGTTCAGGTACCCGTCGTGTACGACGTCGAGACCGGCGAGGCGACGGAACTGGAGCTGGATCCGGGCGTGTCGGGACTGCTGGGTGAACCGCTGGCGGACGGCCGTCAGGTCGTCTACCACACGGCCGCTTCCACGCGAGCGACGCTGTTGACGTACGACCTCGACGACGACGAGACGACGGAGCTGCTCCAGGCGGAGTACGGGCCGTTCTCACCGTCGGACTTCGTCGAGCCG of the Halobaculum sp. MBLA0143 genome contains:
- a CDS encoding PGF-pre-PGF domain-containing protein translates to MRRRRLVAAVAVVAALSAMTATGAVVLDGGDSLMTPAEAVELRPADGPNGAYAGFDGDGELQVTVDSALTNGRTVLRRVFVVANTGNESVRVWLSDDSESVSFLAAGCELDRSDPCRVAGGDRFSVGVVVDADDGVAVSELTVHALVPGANDSDPNATVEQMSDGVRVTVPETGPDGSVTADVNVSGDDGNVTVESVGASTNRETALSLTVETGANRSAVDADAAPANTTGEPVGYVRVDHDTPESTFDRVTFGIAVARDRLVAMGIEPSNVRLARYHDGAWTRLPTRVVERGADVIRFRARSPGASTFAVVGVPDDQSVGRAGVPSSRVRPPEAAVSAPKTAAAGEAVVVDASGSTDNAGVVRYRWDTDGDGTVERVTGDATLRWTPDRPGVYELRVVTVDYAGLTDAATVTVDVQSNATATVTPTQTPQTTPTPTETQTPQATQTPTETQTPQATQTPTETQTPQATQTPTETQTPTETRTPTATPSSAVTPTETRTPQVTQTPSSATPTAATERPVVEPFGFPATEFGLLVGAILLVGLGAWYRSRS
- a CDS encoding prolyl oligopeptidase family serine peptidase, with the translated sequence MSTETTDTDDVLRELASLPSLLAPTVGPDGEQIAVYYDVTGRNELHLLDPETGDLEQLSDGEVPRAVRAGFEWHPDGDRLFFHRDEAGDEQHDIHQIDLDGETEPVVEMDGQCRLQAVGDDGETLLFASSAGDQLNLYRHDVPTGETTKLTDYERAASGGLLSPDCEQIAFTTNETDDYDNQDVYVADRDGEDVRVLDIGDTGAETAPVDFGPDGERLLVSDNTTDVGRSGVYDLETDEVTWFGGDGFDESPDRFLADGERFVADRSRDSVQVPVVYDVETGEATELELDPGVSGLLGEPLADGRQVVYHTAASTRATLLTYDLDDDETTELLQAEYGPFSPSDFVEPETIRFDSDGVPETPARAVEHEPAEEYEIQGLLFDSGVRPSPLIVNPHGGPRARDLRRFSYRTQFLLSRGFSVLQVNYRGSTGRGREFVRSLYDDWGGAEQGDVAIGVEHVLSEYDWIDDDRIVVYGGSYGGFSTNWQVVQYPDLYDAAVTSVGLSDLVDMYENTMPHFRTELMVKNLGTPDENPTLYEERSPVEHVENLDCPLLIVHGVNDPRVPVSQARILRDALEESGFEAGSDGDFEYEELGEEGHGSSDIDQKIRSLELLDDFLDRRIGTEEAPVASLDD